One Bacillota bacterium DNA segment encodes these proteins:
- the pepV gene encoding dipeptidase PepV, whose translation MAREALQRWIEEHTDEMVVDLRALLQCESVKSEPLPMAPFGLGVRAAFDTLLELGGRYGFRVKDYNGYALHLEIGEGDEIVGTLSHVDVVPPGNGWSVPPFEGVLRDGYIYARGAQDDKGPTIAVLYAARAIRELGLPVRRRIRLIVGGDEESGWECMRYYFQHEPERPCCGFTPDGGWPLIYAEKGIVNLQIEKSASPAEQLPRIVWARGGERPNMVPDRAEAFLEAKGEQIDAIQCALAGIEDIVTTSEDRGVLVVARGKSAHGSSPNEGVNAVTKLLSALELLGLPENRHWLSTLREWAQSTDGAAIGIAHSDEASGALTANLGVFDYNGARVQCTINVRYPVTWTLDALLERLKAVIEPQGFALTNHFGIAPLYIPLETPFLQTILRVYREETGDDKPPQTMGGGTYARATQNIVAIGTGFEGDGAAHEPDERIAVSTLQKITLIYARILYELAQ comes from the coding sequence ATGGCACGTGAGGCTTTACAACGCTGGATAGAAGAACACACCGACGAGATGGTCGTCGATTTGCGCGCGCTGTTGCAGTGCGAAAGCGTCAAAAGCGAGCCGCTGCCGATGGCGCCTTTTGGGCTGGGCGTTCGTGCGGCATTCGATACCCTGCTGGAGCTGGGCGGGCGTTACGGCTTTCGAGTAAAGGACTACAATGGATACGCACTGCATCTGGAAATCGGCGAAGGGGACGAGATTGTCGGCACACTCAGCCATGTGGATGTGGTGCCGCCGGGCAACGGCTGGAGCGTTCCACCCTTTGAGGGGGTGCTGCGCGACGGATATATCTATGCACGCGGAGCGCAGGACGACAAGGGTCCCACCATCGCGGTGCTTTACGCGGCGCGAGCCATCCGGGAACTGGGCTTGCCGGTGCGCCGACGCATCCGCCTGATTGTGGGCGGAGATGAGGAAAGCGGCTGGGAGTGCATGAGATACTATTTCCAGCATGAACCGGAGCGACCGTGCTGCGGCTTTACGCCGGATGGCGGCTGGCCGCTCATCTACGCCGAAAAGGGTATTGTGAATCTGCAGATAGAAAAGAGCGCGTCTCCCGCAGAACAGCTGCCACGCATCGTCTGGGCGCGCGGCGGTGAGCGTCCAAATATGGTCCCTGACCGGGCGGAAGCCTTTCTGGAAGCGAAAGGCGAACAGATCGACGCCATCCAGTGCGCGCTGGCAGGCATCGAGGACATCGTAACCACCTCGGAGGACAGGGGGGTGCTGGTGGTGGCGCGGGGCAAATCGGCGCACGGCAGCTCTCCCAATGAGGGCGTGAACGCCGTGACGAAACTGCTCAGCGCGCTGGAGCTGCTGGGGTTGCCTGAAAACCGCCACTGGCTGAGCACCCTGCGCGAGTGGGCACAGAGCACCGACGGCGCCGCTATCGGCATCGCGCACAGCGACGAGGCCTCCGGTGCGCTGACCGCCAATCTCGGCGTCTTCGATTATAACGGCGCGCGGGTGCAGTGCACCATCAACGTGCGCTACCCGGTCACATGGACGCTGGACGCGCTGCTGGAGAGGCTGAAAGCCGTCATAGAGCCGCAGGGGTTCGCCCTGACGAACCATTTTGGGATTGCGCCGCTGTACATACCGCTGGAGACTCCCTTTCTGCAGACCATCCTGCGCGTGTACCGCGAGGAGACTGGCGACGATAAGCCTCCCCAAACGATGGGCGGCGGTACCTACGCCCGTGCCACACAGAACATCGTGGCCATCGGCACGGGATTTGAGGGCGACGGCGCGGCGCATGAACCCGACGAGCGCATCGCGGTGAGCACGCTGCAGAAAATCACGCTCATCTACGCACGTATCCTCTACGAACTGGCACAGTAG
- a CDS encoding S8 family serine peptidase, with amino-acid sequence MKNNRNWLLPAVWLASLLLFGVSPSLLAQQARKPNLDTGAFSCLLPGSPLDMLLAAPGTQPPLQYETSVAHTRPEKANSNRPVGQAYLRGGLALGNEGVVDAGCFPLPFGTKGEKVALAFLSGEYVPPEGEKLQPALVRLAQQRSAQLSALGSSAKPAVYALILLNNRLDDALQARLEERGVELYGFYPYRAYQARIPVDALNTVAAHPQVRWVGQPNPVQKLDPELLYFMGDQSGERIWLYVNLFAPDEAARDVISSMVTQTGVWDSSLSVLAVVADAATVNRLLDMDAVLFVEPIRPSHVMHTESQASIDADLLWHYQHDGRPEGGRPIKVGVMDTGVRISHWDFANILGGTAGYNRTDEGSWWEDLHGHGTHVSGTFMGEGRAQFRYRGTASGLRDTNVDGWDFIFSKVFRSDGYSQGDSIYQGLLDMQGRETRYRRQVFNFSGGADGSYLVGTDTNSRKVDEMFRQNIVPVIAAGNAGPNEGTVGSPGVAKGAFTVGSIYDDGVGTLDQMRSTSSRGPTGDGRVKPDVVAPGISIDSCGKDSDTDYAYGWSGTSMAAPHVAGLVAGFIGHYNTPAWATKSTILVNAINLGHAATAQGRGKVDGMLSHYNIDGWWSTWWDSNGGTGSLKTIDFNLSQNAALLRIVLVYPDAPAPSGGSVALKNDLDLYLDKEPFTSGASGEWWSVSSRDNIEVINVANATAGNYRIKVYTYNQNEGSTQAWAVTARAFYGDVTPNVTITFTAPVAVKPNVNFEVTGSARADSYVASGVLGDINLLTSGVVLNGLTYVRYAPDGAEESVYFASRESMNQGNIPAGYWRRLVWSLKGTTEGSKSIRYDIQSINGGTASVTRTVIVDGTNPTNWQGFLPDWTNDPTPNCSIQVQDALSGLNTSELYYWYWTAATGTRGPFACTTSAANGSTALERITATDVPFNQEGSTGQNQVYFRAYDRAGNSSDSGWKTVKIDLTAPQDWQNFTVTSVGSTGLTPTCTVQVRDLLSGLSISAGAYYRYSKDGGSTWSTWQLGTLTGSDGTPAFQTLTATNVPFNQQNATLNKIQFAARDVAGTWGYSPQYTVATKYTTYLDLQNASGTIGQTATLQATLRRVSDNAVLSSKTVSFSVEGSSVGSATTDASGVAKRTWTVTAGILGDVPMSASFAGDSTYHPSSDTATFRRYADTVVSVSNVSGRRGETVTLTAKLTRKHDGALIINRMLRFKVDGIVVGNALTNIGGVASVAYTIPNDASIGAHQILVEFAGDDPLNPSKGTGTLHVAPTIHVVSGRVYLQDYIADPTDTSVTIEIREPGSTTPVETHIVLLDGNLYAFGTTLEGTYDLAAKASHWLRQTRQRIAIRGDVTVNFSLINGDVDGDNEVTLFDFGELVAAFGSLPGDSNWNANADLDGDEEVTLFDFGILVRNFGLIGDD; translated from the coding sequence ATGAAGAACAACCGCAACTGGCTTCTGCCTGCGGTTTGGTTGGCGAGTCTGCTGCTCTTCGGCGTGTCACCGTCGCTGCTGGCACAGCAGGCGAGGAAGCCGAATCTGGACACGGGAGCGTTCTCCTGTCTCCTTCCGGGCAGCCCGCTGGATATGCTCCTCGCCGCGCCCGGAACACAACCCCCTCTTCAGTACGAGACCTCGGTGGCACACACCCGCCCCGAGAAAGCCAACTCTAACCGTCCCGTCGGTCAGGCGTACCTGCGGGGAGGGCTGGCGCTGGGCAATGAGGGCGTGGTGGACGCCGGTTGCTTTCCTTTGCCTTTCGGCACCAAAGGCGAGAAGGTCGCACTGGCGTTTTTGAGCGGAGAGTATGTGCCCCCCGAGGGCGAGAAACTGCAGCCCGCTCTGGTGAGACTGGCGCAGCAACGCTCCGCGCAACTCTCCGCGCTTGGCTCCAGCGCAAAACCCGCCGTGTATGCGCTTATCCTGCTCAACAACAGGCTGGACGACGCACTGCAGGCGCGGCTGGAGGAGCGCGGGGTGGAGCTGTATGGGTTCTATCCGTATCGCGCCTACCAGGCGCGCATTCCGGTAGACGCGCTGAACACCGTGGCGGCGCATCCGCAGGTGCGCTGGGTCGGTCAGCCCAATCCGGTGCAGAAACTGGATCCGGAACTGCTGTACTTTATGGGTGACCAGAGCGGCGAGCGCATCTGGCTCTACGTGAACCTGTTCGCCCCCGATGAAGCAGCACGTGACGTCATCTCCAGCATGGTGACGCAAACCGGCGTGTGGGATTCGTCACTGAGCGTGCTTGCCGTCGTTGCGGACGCCGCTACCGTCAACCGCCTGCTGGATATGGATGCGGTGCTGTTCGTGGAGCCGATACGCCCGTCGCACGTCATGCACACCGAGTCGCAGGCATCCATTGATGCCGACCTCTTGTGGCATTACCAGCATGACGGACGCCCCGAGGGCGGCCGCCCTATCAAGGTGGGCGTGATGGACACTGGCGTGCGCATCTCGCACTGGGATTTCGCCAATATCCTTGGAGGCACTGCGGGTTACAATCGCACCGATGAGGGCAGCTGGTGGGAGGACCTGCATGGACACGGCACACACGTCTCCGGTACCTTCATGGGTGAGGGACGAGCACAGTTCCGCTATCGGGGCACGGCATCCGGATTGCGTGATACCAACGTCGACGGCTGGGACTTTATCTTCAGCAAGGTGTTCCGCTCGGATGGATATTCACAGGGTGACTCGATTTATCAGGGCTTGCTGGACATGCAGGGCAGAGAGACCCGCTACAGACGGCAGGTGTTCAACTTCAGCGGCGGCGCAGACGGCAGCTATCTCGTCGGCACGGACACCAATTCCCGCAAGGTGGATGAGATGTTCCGGCAGAACATCGTGCCGGTGATAGCTGCGGGCAACGCGGGTCCCAATGAGGGCACCGTTGGCTCGCCGGGCGTGGCGAAGGGCGCGTTCACCGTAGGTTCCATCTACGACGATGGTGTGGGAACCTTAGACCAGATGCGCTCCACTTCCTCACGCGGACCCACCGGAGATGGTCGTGTAAAACCGGACGTGGTCGCTCCGGGCATCTCGATAGACTCGTGCGGTAAGGACAGTGATACCGACTACGCCTACGGCTGGAGCGGCACCTCCATGGCAGCGCCCCACGTCGCGGGACTGGTAGCAGGCTTCATTGGGCACTACAACACCCCTGCCTGGGCAACCAAGTCCACCATCCTCGTCAATGCCATTAACCTGGGGCACGCCGCCACGGCTCAGGGACGAGGCAAGGTAGATGGCATGCTGTCGCATTACAACATAGACGGTTGGTGGTCCACCTGGTGGGACAGCAATGGAGGCACGGGAAGCCTGAAAACCATCGATTTCAACCTGTCTCAAAACGCTGCCCTGTTGCGCATCGTGCTGGTGTACCCGGATGCGCCTGCCCCGTCTGGTGGTAGCGTTGCGCTCAAGAACGACCTGGACCTCTACCTGGACAAAGAGCCTTTCACTAGTGGAGCCAGCGGCGAGTGGTGGTCTGTCTCTTCCAGAGACAACATAGAGGTCATCAATGTCGCGAACGCCACCGCGGGGAACTATCGCATCAAGGTGTACACCTATAACCAGAACGAGGGTTCCACGCAGGCGTGGGCAGTGACGGCGCGCGCCTTTTACGGCGATGTCACCCCGAACGTCACCATCACATTCACCGCACCGGTGGCGGTGAAACCCAACGTGAACTTCGAGGTGACCGGCTCGGCACGCGCGGATTCTTATGTCGCCTCCGGAGTGCTGGGCGACATCAACCTTTTAACCTCCGGTGTAGTGCTGAACGGGCTGACCTACGTGCGCTACGCCCCGGACGGTGCAGAAGAAAGCGTGTATTTTGCGAGCAGGGAGAGCATGAATCAGGGCAACATCCCTGCCGGCTACTGGCGACGGCTGGTTTGGAGCCTGAAGGGAACCACCGAGGGCTCCAAAAGCATCCGTTACGACATCCAGTCCATCAACGGCGGCACCGCCTCCGTCACCCGCACGGTGATTGTGGACGGTACCAACCCCACCAACTGGCAGGGCTTTCTACCAGACTGGACGAACGACCCGACGCCGAACTGCTCTATCCAGGTACAGGACGCCCTGTCAGGGCTGAACACCAGCGAACTGTACTACTGGTACTGGACTGCTGCCACAGGGACGCGGGGACCGTTCGCGTGCACCACCAGTGCCGCCAACGGCTCCACCGCGCTCGAGCGCATCACCGCAACGGACGTGCCGTTCAATCAGGAAGGCAGCACCGGGCAAAATCAGGTCTATTTCCGCGCCTACGACCGTGCGGGCAACTCCAGCGACAGCGGCTGGAAAACGGTGAAGATCGACCTCACCGCCCCGCAGGACTGGCAGAACTTCACTGTGACCAGCGTGGGCAGCACAGGACTGACGCCAACCTGCACTGTGCAGGTACGCGACTTGCTGTCAGGGCTGAGCATCTCCGCTGGAGCCTATTACCGCTATTCGAAAGATGGCGGCAGCACGTGGAGCACCTGGCAGCTGGGAACCCTCACCGGTTCAGATGGCACCCCCGCTTTCCAGACCCTCACCGCTACCAACGTGCCCTTCAACCAGCAGAACGCAACGCTGAACAAAATCCAGTTTGCTGCGCGTGACGTAGCAGGCACATGGGGCTACAGTCCCCAGTACACCGTAGCCACCAAATACACCACCTATCTCGACCTGCAGAACGCTTCCGGCACTATCGGACAAACGGCAACTCTGCAGGCAACACTGCGTCGCGTCTCGGACAACGCCGTGTTGTCCAGCAAGACGGTGAGCTTCAGCGTGGAAGGCTCGTCTGTTGGCTCTGCGACTACCGACGCCTCCGGCGTTGCCAAGCGGACGTGGACGGTGACCGCCGGTATACTGGGTGACGTGCCGATGAGCGCATCGTTTGCCGGAGACAGCACGTACCATCCCAGCTCAGACACAGCCACCTTCCGCCGCTACGCCGATACCGTCGTCTCTGTCTCGAACGTATCCGGCAGGCGAGGCGAAACCGTTACCCTGACCGCGAAACTGACGCGCAAGCACGATGGTGCGCTGATCATTAACCGCATGCTTAGATTCAAGGTGGACGGTATCGTTGTCGGCAATGCGCTGACCAATATCGGCGGTGTTGCCAGCGTGGCTTACACCATCCCCAACGATGCCTCCATCGGGGCGCACCAGATTCTGGTAGAGTTCGCCGGGGACGATCCCCTGAATCCCAGCAAGGGCACCGGCACACTCCACGTTGCTCCAACCATTCACGTGGTCAGCGGGCGTGTGTATCTGCAGGATTACATCGCAGACCCGACCGATACCTCGGTCACCATTGAAATCCGCGAACCAGGCAGCACCACACCGGTGGAAACGCACATTGTGCTGCTCGACGGCAACCTGTACGCCTTCGGCACCACGCTGGAGGGAACGTACGACCTCGCTGCCAAAGCCTCGCACTGGCTGAGACAAACCCGACAACGAATCGCTATCCGGGGCGATGTGACGGTGAACTTCAGCCTGATCAACGGCGACGTGGATGGCGATAACGAAGTAACGCTGTTTGATTTCGGCGAGCTGGTCGCGGCGTTTGGCAGTCTGCCGGGCGACAGCAACTGGAACGCCAATGCCGATCTGGACGGAGATGAGGAGGTCACCCTCTTTGACTTCGGCATCCTCGTGCGCAACTTCGGTTTGATTGGCGACGATTAA
- a CDS encoding redoxin domain-containing protein, whose amino-acid sequence MHRWQKAVAVVLVLTGIFTGALWFTGNLFADPLPQGRSAPDFTLPDQDGKRHRLSAYRGKTVVLAFYPADMTPGCTMEMRSLNASLPQFKEMGVQVFGISAQDVKSKREFCDREGLQFPLLADVGGKVARQYGVLAPAGIAQRVTFIINPKGQIASVITNVNVNAHGEQVLAMLKQQPSAQASANWKAQLGQLVPDFQLPRADNGKMESVYGDRKQKATVVMFIATRCPISNAYNERMRTIAQEYMAKGVRFVGINSNVIEPTPEVAEHAKQNGFPFPVLKDEGNKIADRFNAQFTPEIFVMDANGVLRYHGRIDDSQNPANITSHDLRDTLDALLAGKNPPRAETKAFGCTIKRVR is encoded by the coding sequence ATGCATCGCTGGCAGAAGGCAGTGGCAGTTGTTCTGGTGCTGACGGGCATCTTCACTGGAGCGTTGTGGTTCACCGGCAACCTGTTTGCAGACCCATTGCCTCAGGGACGCTCTGCACCCGACTTTACTTTACCGGATCAAGATGGTAAACGGCATCGGCTTTCCGCGTACCGCGGTAAGACGGTAGTGCTCGCCTTTTATCCCGCAGATATGACGCCCGGCTGCACGATGGAGATGCGCTCGCTGAACGCATCGCTGCCTCAGTTCAAAGAGATGGGCGTGCAGGTTTTCGGTATCAGCGCGCAGGACGTGAAGTCCAAGCGTGAGTTTTGCGACAGAGAAGGTCTGCAGTTCCCCCTGCTGGCAGATGTCGGTGGGAAGGTTGCACGTCAATACGGCGTGCTCGCCCCGGCGGGGATTGCCCAGCGCGTGACGTTCATCATCAATCCGAAGGGACAAATCGCCAGCGTCATTACCAATGTGAACGTCAATGCACATGGCGAGCAGGTGCTGGCGATGCTCAAGCAACAACCCTCCGCGCAAGCCTCTGCCAACTGGAAGGCCCAGCTGGGACAGCTGGTGCCTGACTTCCAGCTTCCCCGAGCGGATAACGGCAAGATGGAATCGGTATACGGCGACCGCAAGCAGAAGGCAACGGTGGTCATGTTCATCGCCACCCGATGCCCCATCTCCAACGCCTACAATGAGCGTATGCGTACCATCGCACAGGAATACATGGCAAAGGGCGTTCGATTCGTCGGCATCAACTCCAACGTCATCGAGCCGACCCCAGAAGTGGCGGAACATGCCAAGCAAAATGGCTTCCCCTTCCCTGTCCTGAAAGACGAGGGTAACAAAATTGCCGACCGCTTCAACGCGCAGTTCACCCCTGAAATCTTCGTCATGGATGCGAATGGCGTTCTGCGCTATCACGGGCGGATCGACGACAGCCAGAACCCGGCAAACATCACCTCTCATGACCTGCGAGATACCCTGGACGCGCTGCTGGCAGGAAAGAACCCGCCTCGCGCGGAAACCAAAGCCTTCGGATGCACGATTAAGAGAGTGAGGTAA
- a CDS encoding TlpA family protein disulfide reductase: protein MFAHRFGSVVVLLSIALLAQAAAKVPQVDGDGFKKELAKRKGKVVVVNLWATWCAPCRAEFPALVKLYNTYRNRGVDVLVISVDDVADEAKVAQFLQQQKAKMPAFIKKPGDSEKFINAVDRDWRGAIPYTIVYDRNGKPFARMLGDHTFAEFEATVKKALAKRK from the coding sequence GTGTTCGCACATCGGTTCGGCTCGGTCGTCGTACTGTTGAGCATCGCGCTGCTGGCACAGGCAGCGGCAAAAGTACCGCAGGTAGACGGCGACGGTTTCAAAAAGGAGCTGGCGAAACGCAAAGGCAAGGTGGTGGTCGTCAACCTGTGGGCAACATGGTGTGCGCCCTGCCGCGCTGAGTTCCCTGCGCTGGTTAAGCTGTATAACACCTACCGCAACCGCGGCGTGGATGTCCTCGTCATCTCGGTGGATGATGTGGCGGACGAGGCGAAGGTGGCGCAGTTCCTGCAGCAGCAGAAAGCGAAAATGCCCGCGTTTATCAAGAAACCGGGCGATTCCGAGAAGTTCATCAATGCGGTGGACCGCGATTGGCGCGGGGCAATCCCGTACACGATAGTGTACGACCGTAACGGCAAACCGTTTGCCAGAATGCTGGGCGACCACACCTTCGCTGAATTTGAAGCCACGGTGAAAAAGGCTCTTGCCAAACGCAAATGA
- a CDS encoding DUF58 domain-containing protein: protein MTPVSENPLLEASFLLRLQRLQLLVRRPLPGQWKGEHRSPKRGYSVEFADFREYSPGDDLRYVDWKAYGRLERLYLKQYVEEEDIYVLLLVDCSRSMQFGQPTKLLFALQVAAALGYIALSRFHRVGAGLIADGSVFWMRPVRGRQSLIPLLRFLGNPPDARSTALAEAARQVVNSWKHRGAVYLLTDLMDEHWQGALRQLLSRRHELTLIHTLTPQELHPDLMGDLLLVDSETGEAREVSLSAHALNLYQRALHQLFNDASALCGHFGGNYLLADTSQPLEQFVLREMRTRGVLA, encoded by the coding sequence ATGACCCCCGTATCCGAAAACCCTTTGCTGGAGGCGTCGTTTCTGCTACGCCTCCAGCGTTTGCAACTGCTGGTCCGGCGGCCACTGCCGGGTCAGTGGAAGGGAGAACATCGTTCGCCCAAACGTGGTTACAGTGTGGAGTTCGCCGATTTCCGCGAGTATTCGCCCGGAGACGACCTGCGCTACGTGGACTGGAAAGCCTACGGCAGGTTAGAACGCCTCTATCTGAAGCAATACGTGGAGGAGGAAGATATCTACGTCTTGCTGCTGGTGGACTGCAGCCGCTCCATGCAGTTCGGACAACCCACGAAACTGCTGTTTGCTCTGCAGGTGGCTGCAGCTCTTGGCTACATCGCGCTGAGCCGCTTTCACCGCGTGGGTGCGGGGCTGATAGCCGACGGCAGTGTGTTCTGGATGCGCCCGGTGCGCGGCAGGCAGTCTCTGATTCCTTTGCTGCGCTTTCTGGGCAACCCACCCGATGCGCGAAGCACTGCACTCGCCGAAGCAGCGCGGCAGGTGGTCAACAGCTGGAAACACCGCGGGGCGGTATACCTGCTGACCGACCTGATGGATGAACACTGGCAGGGCGCCCTGCGCCAACTCCTTTCCCGTCGCCACGAACTCACCCTCATCCATACCCTCACTCCACAGGAATTACATCCCGACCTGATGGGTGACCTGCTGCTGGTGGATAGCGAGACAGGCGAGGCGCGCGAGGTCAGCCTTTCCGCTCACGCCCTGAACCTGTACCAGCGTGCCCTGCACCAGCTCTTTAATGACGCCTCCGCCCTGTGCGGACACTTCGGCGGCAACTACCTGCTGGCGGATACCTCGCAACCGCTGGAGCAGTTCGTGCTGCGGGAGATGCGAACAAGGGGGGTGCTGGCATGA
- a CDS encoding VWA domain-containing protein, producing MRFLAAWNLLWFLPIGGAIVALYILRLRRRRVEVPAVLLWTQVLQDFQANVPWQRLRKHWLLLVQLLAALLLVLGVAQPYTRAWVYSGEAHVLVLDGSASMLATDVAPNRFEQAKALAREYIQKMPQGDQAAIVLAGARPRVLCGLTYNRSELLRALKNALPAETGVNMAEAVALASAILAPFAAPTIEVFTDGGFPEPRDIDTGRARLQYHMVGTRAENAGIVAVDLREDHDAPARFDLFVAVRHNSNREKRYTVELWRGDNLTDAQEVVVPAKSEVPVLFRQLIPADQPEELRVRLDTRDALACDNAAYAVLHPVRPLKVLLVSKGNLFLETALQLDARTTVQRTTSPPTAEASAQFDVVVYDNIEPASPPSGHAVIVGVIPRWFPVVPLQAIENSVVVDWNHTHPVMRYVDLASVRLSKVTPVVPQAGTATLAEVSEGAVMVSVSKPDKRWMLITFDVGATDLPLRVAFPVMMLNALRWLTAPSEGAERGLIPAGGLAVIPVPGDLDRIAVRLPSGKTKEMSVQDGTAPFEDTVQTGIYRCPETGYLFAVNLAQREETDLAVNQYGTPASTGTSAGVRKVLARREWWHWLAGVLLAVMLLEWVIYHRRW from the coding sequence ATGAGATTCCTTGCCGCGTGGAACCTGCTATGGTTTTTGCCCATTGGCGGCGCGATTGTCGCGCTCTACATCCTGCGCCTGCGTCGCCGTCGCGTGGAGGTTCCCGCCGTTCTGCTCTGGACGCAGGTATTGCAGGACTTTCAGGCGAACGTGCCGTGGCAACGGCTGCGCAAGCACTGGCTGTTGCTGGTGCAGCTGCTGGCTGCGCTGTTACTGGTACTGGGGGTGGCACAGCCTTACACCCGCGCATGGGTCTACTCTGGCGAGGCGCATGTGCTGGTGCTAGACGGAAGCGCAAGTATGCTGGCAACCGACGTGGCGCCCAATCGTTTCGAACAGGCAAAGGCTCTGGCGCGAGAGTATATCCAGAAAATGCCGCAGGGTGACCAGGCAGCCATCGTGCTGGCGGGGGCACGCCCTCGCGTGCTTTGCGGACTGACGTATAACCGTTCGGAGTTGCTGCGTGCCCTGAAAAACGCCCTGCCCGCTGAAACCGGCGTGAACATGGCAGAAGCGGTGGCGCTCGCCTCGGCAATCCTCGCGCCCTTCGCTGCCCCAACGATTGAAGTGTTCACCGACGGAGGCTTTCCCGAACCGCGGGATATCGACACAGGAAGAGCGCGACTTCAGTACCATATGGTGGGCACTCGTGCGGAGAACGCAGGTATCGTGGCGGTAGACCTGCGCGAAGACCACGACGCTCCCGCGCGGTTTGACCTCTTTGTGGCGGTGCGTCATAATAGCAATAGGGAAAAGCGTTACACGGTGGAGCTCTGGCGCGGCGATAATCTGACAGATGCTCAGGAGGTGGTAGTGCCCGCCAAATCGGAAGTTCCCGTGTTGTTCCGCCAGCTGATACCAGCCGACCAACCGGAGGAGTTGCGCGTTCGGCTGGACACACGCGACGCCCTCGCCTGCGACAACGCCGCTTACGCCGTACTGCACCCGGTGCGCCCGCTAAAGGTATTGCTGGTGAGCAAAGGTAATCTCTTTCTGGAAACCGCCCTGCAGTTAGATGCTCGCACCACCGTACAGAGAACAACATCGCCGCCGACTGCCGAGGCATCCGCCCAATTTGACGTGGTGGTCTACGACAATATAGAGCCCGCCTCCCCTCCTTCTGGTCATGCTGTAATCGTCGGGGTCATCCCGCGATGGTTCCCTGTTGTCCCTCTTCAGGCTATAGAGAACAGTGTGGTGGTGGACTGGAATCACACCCATCCTGTGATGCGCTACGTCGACCTCGCTTCGGTACGGCTGAGCAAAGTCACCCCCGTTGTGCCTCAGGCGGGCACGGCAACCTTAGCCGAAGTCAGCGAAGGGGCTGTGATGGTGTCCGTATCCAAGCCAGACAAACGCTGGATGCTCATCACTTTCGACGTGGGGGCGACAGACCTGCCGTTGCGCGTGGCGTTTCCGGTGATGATGCTGAACGCCCTGCGCTGGTTAACTGCGCCGTCGGAGGGGGCAGAACGTGGATTGATACCGGCAGGCGGTCTGGCAGTTATCCCCGTGCCGGGCGACCTTGACAGGATAGCAGTGCGCCTGCCCAGCGGCAAAACGAAGGAAATGAGCGTGCAGGATGGAACCGCTCCCTTTGAGGACACCGTGCAAACCGGTATTTATCGATGCCCGGAGACAGGCTATCTGTTCGCCGTGAATCTCGCACAGCGCGAAGAGACCGATCTGGCAGTGAATCAGTACGGTACTCCCGCGTCAACCGGCACATCTGCCGGCGTCAGGAAGGTTCTGGCACGGCGAGAGTGGTGGCACTGGCTGGCAGGAGTGCTCCTCGCGGTGATGTTGCTGGAATGGGTGATATACCATAGAAGGTGGTGA